In Saimiri boliviensis isolate mSaiBol1 chromosome 12, mSaiBol1.pri, whole genome shotgun sequence, one genomic interval encodes:
- the GPR15LG gene encoding protein GPR15LG, translating to MRLLVLSSLLCFLLLCFTVFSTEGRRHPNKVWPGTKARLCCHRVLRPNPTNLKRQHVRLCKPCKIEAEVRPWVVPGALPQV from the exons ATGAGGCTTCTAGTTCTTTCCAGCCTGCTCTGCTTTCTGCTTCTCTGCTTCACCGTCTTCTCCACGGAAG GGAGGAGGCATCCTAACAAGGTCTGGCCAGGCACAAAAGCCAGGCTCTGCTGCCACCGAGTCCTTAGACCCAACCCGACAAACCTGAAAA GACAACATGTGAGGCTCTGCAAACCATGCAAGATTGAGGCAGAGGTCCGCCCTTGGGTGGTGCCTGGGGCACTTCCACAAGTGTAG